The Deltaproteobacteria bacterium genome includes a region encoding these proteins:
- a CDS encoding Slp family lipoprotein has protein sequence MASPSIGQAHPNRNGPKIFGLILLFGLAAGCAPVFSQAMLDQVDRDLSFTAVAADPETYLGKTVLWGGVINQTRPKEGKTELEIVQKNLDRRHRPEDGDTSLGRFLVEYAGFLDPAIYKAGREITVVGEVKGSEVRKLGETDYRYPLIAALSLHLWPQPIPYERYPYYWGPPYPYYYWGPYYWRHPWFWP, from the coding sequence ATGGCATCTCCATCAATCGGGCAAGCTCACCCCAACCGGAACGGACCAAAGATTTTCGGCCTAATTCTATTATTCGGGCTGGCCGCCGGCTGTGCTCCGGTATTTTCCCAGGCCATGCTGGACCAAGTCGACCGGGACCTGTCTTTCACCGCTGTTGCCGCTGATCCGGAGACTTATCTTGGCAAGACGGTACTGTGGGGCGGGGTCATTAATCAGACCCGGCCCAAAGAGGGTAAAACAGAACTGGAGATCGTGCAGAAAAACTTAGACCGCCGGCATCGACCAGAAGACGGGGACACTTCCTTGGGGAGATTCCTGGTAGAGTATGCCGGGTTTTTGGATCCAGCCATCTATAAAGCAGGCCGGGAGATAACGGTAGTCGGGGAGGTTAAGGGCAGCGAGGTCCGCAAACTAGGAGAAACCGATTATCGCTACCCCTTGATTGCCGCTCTCTCCCTGCATCTGTGGCCCCAGCCGATCCCCTATGAGCGTTATCCCTACTATTGGGGACCGCCATACCCCTACTATTATTGGGGCCCCTATTACTGGCGTCATCCCTGGTTCTGGCCCTGA